From Paenibacillus graminis, a single genomic window includes:
- a CDS encoding amidase, which yields MTLSAYSTYDALGLAALVRAREVSPRELVEAAFARLDEVNPLLNAVVRTRREAALKEADAMPPDDPSRPFAGVPFLLKDISQAIGGEPLTSGALLLKDNIAKRDSNYVARIRAGGFIPLGHTNTPEFGLKNITEPLLHGPARNPWNTDRSPGGSSGGAAAAVASGIVPAAGASDGGGSIRIPASFTGLFGLKPTRGRTPVGPGVGRQWQGASIDFALTRSVRDSAAMLDLLQTLQPEAAFQTPLYPGVFRDDLMKPLQRKLRVAYTTASPVGTPVSGEAAAAVLKTVKWLQAEGHEVEEKLSPVNGVWLMENYYTMNAGEVAAMFLSLENDMGRSIAAHEVDIVTWVLGEAGKKVSAAEFVHSLNEWDVAAAQMAGLLSRYDLYITPANADSAPEIGELTHQQEEIEALLHVSELPKEAQRRMIYEMFEPSLTYTPFTQLANLTGQPAMSVPLHLTPAGLPIGVQVIASKGREDLLLQMAAQLEQSELWVGMKGNPLFP from the coding sequence ATGACATTATCTGCTTATTCCACTTATGATGCGCTGGGACTTGCCGCGCTGGTCCGGGCCCGCGAAGTCTCGCCGCGCGAGCTTGTAGAGGCCGCATTCGCCAGACTGGACGAGGTGAATCCGCTCCTGAACGCCGTTGTCCGCACCCGCCGTGAAGCGGCTCTGAAGGAAGCCGATGCGATGCCGCCGGATGATCCGTCCCGGCCGTTTGCCGGCGTCCCGTTTCTGCTGAAGGATATCTCCCAGGCGATCGGCGGCGAACCGCTGACCTCAGGCGCCCTGCTGCTGAAGGACAATATCGCCAAGCGGGATTCCAATTATGTCGCCCGCATCAGAGCCGGGGGCTTTATTCCTCTGGGGCACACGAATACCCCCGAGTTCGGGCTAAAAAACATCACCGAGCCGCTCCTGCACGGGCCTGCCCGGAATCCATGGAATACGGACCGCTCGCCCGGAGGCTCCAGCGGCGGGGCCGCCGCAGCGGTAGCCTCCGGTATCGTACCGGCGGCGGGTGCCAGCGACGGCGGCGGTTCGATCCGCATCCCGGCCTCCTTCACCGGCCTGTTCGGGCTGAAGCCGACGCGCGGGCGCACGCCGGTAGGGCCGGGAGTCGGCCGCCAGTGGCAGGGGGCCTCGATTGACTTTGCGCTGACGCGCTCCGTGCGCGACAGTGCGGCCATGCTTGACCTGCTGCAGACCCTGCAGCCGGAGGCCGCGTTTCAGACGCCGCTGTATCCGGGCGTCTTCCGGGACGACCTTATGAAGCCCCTGCAGCGCAAGCTGCGGGTTGCTTATACAACCGCCTCCCCTGTCGGAACGCCGGTCTCCGGGGAGGCCGCGGCGGCGGTGCTAAAAACCGTAAAATGGCTGCAGGCCGAAGGCCATGAGGTTGAAGAAAAGCTGAGTCCGGTAAATGGCGTGTGGCTGATGGAGAACTACTATACGATGAACGCCGGAGAGGTAGCAGCGATGTTCCTGTCTCTGGAAAATGATATGGGACGCAGCATTGCGGCTCATGAAGTGGACATCGTGACCTGGGTGCTTGGCGAAGCCGGTAAAAAAGTCTCGGCCGCCGAGTTCGTGCACAGCCTGAACGAATGGGATGTGGCTGCTGCCCAGATGGCGGGCCTGCTAAGCCGCTATGACCTGTACATCACACCTGCCAATGCGGATTCTGCGCCTGAAATCGGTGAGCTTACCCATCAGCAGGAGGAGATTGAGGCTTTGCTGCATGTAAGTGAGCTGCCGAAGGAAGCACAGCGGCGGATGATCTACGAGATGTTCGAGCCTAGTCTGACATATACACCTTTTACCCAGCTCGCCAATCTGACGGGTCAGCCCGCAATGAGCGTCCCTCTGCACCTTACACCGGCAGGCCTGCCGATCGGGGTTCAAGTGATAGCCTCCAAAGGCCGCGAGGATCTGCTGCTGCAGATGGCCGCCCAGTTGGAACAATCGGAGCTATGGGTGGGGATGAAGGGGAACCCGCTGTTTCCTTAA
- a CDS encoding cellulase family glycosylhydrolase, whose product MQASKHFSFRILGILALTFILILSLSIPQKQAAAAGTSVKGFHVSGTKLIDATGSPFVMRGVNHAHTWYKNDLAAAIPAIAATGANTVRIVLSNGGQWSLDSLSDVQNILALCDQYKLTAMLEVHDATGSDNASALNAAVNYWISIKDALIGREDRVIVNIANEWFGSWSTPAWASGYQSAIPALRAAGIKNTLVVDAAGWGQYPSSIFTSGNAVFNSDPLANTIFSIHMYEYSGGSAATVKSNIDSALAIGVPVIIGEFGWKHSGGDVDEAAIMSYSQEKGVGWLAWSWYGNGGGVEYLDMASGPAGSLSDWGKSVVNGPYGTKATSVLNTIYTTPGYVPVPDNGTTPTPTPSSTATATPTATPTPTATPTPTATVTPSATPTAAPGALALYYRAEDTNVNDNQIKPHFNITNNSSSAVSLSGLKIRYYFTKDGTQALNGAIDWAQLGAAHITLAFGTANAASADSYVEVGFTPEAGSLHAGEQTGDIQLRLFKSDWSNFNENNDYSFDAAKTAYSLWDHVTLYQNGTLVSGVQP is encoded by the coding sequence ATGCAAGCGAGCAAGCATTTTTCATTCCGGATTCTTGGTATTTTGGCCCTAACGTTTATCCTCATCCTCTCCCTCTCGATCCCACAGAAGCAGGCGGCAGCAGCAGGAACTTCAGTTAAGGGTTTTCATGTAAGCGGTACCAAATTAATCGATGCCACTGGCAGCCCTTTTGTCATGCGGGGCGTAAATCATGCGCACACCTGGTATAAAAATGACCTGGCTGCAGCCATTCCCGCGATCGCGGCTACCGGCGCAAATACGGTCCGTATTGTACTCTCGAATGGGGGCCAGTGGTCCCTCGACAGCTTGTCCGATGTGCAGAACATCCTCGCACTCTGCGACCAGTACAAGCTGACCGCCATGCTTGAGGTGCATGACGCGACGGGTTCGGACAACGCTTCCGCGCTGAACGCAGCCGTCAATTATTGGATCAGCATCAAGGATGCCCTCATCGGCAGGGAAGACCGGGTCATCGTCAATATCGCCAACGAATGGTTCGGCTCCTGGAGCACGCCGGCCTGGGCCAGCGGCTATCAGTCCGCCATTCCGGCCCTCCGTGCTGCCGGCATCAAGAACACTCTGGTCGTTGATGCTGCCGGCTGGGGGCAGTACCCGTCCTCTATTTTCACAAGCGGGAATGCCGTGTTCAATTCTGATCCCCTTGCGAATACGATCTTCTCCATTCATATGTACGAATATTCCGGCGGGTCAGCCGCCACGGTAAAAAGCAATATCGACAGTGCTCTGGCTATTGGCGTGCCGGTCATCATCGGAGAGTTCGGCTGGAAGCATTCGGGCGGAGACGTCGATGAAGCAGCCATTATGAGCTATTCGCAGGAAAAAGGGGTCGGCTGGCTGGCGTGGTCCTGGTACGGAAACGGCGGCGGAGTTGAATATCTTGATATGGCCAGCGGTCCTGCCGGCAGCCTGTCGGATTGGGGTAAATCCGTTGTGAACGGCCCCTATGGCACTAAGGCAACTTCCGTGCTCAACACAATCTATACCACCCCTGGTTATGTGCCTGTACCCGACAACGGGACAACACCTACACCTACACCTTCGTCAACGGCTACAGCTACACCTACTGCTACACCGACACCTACTGCTACACCAACACCTACTGCGACCGTTACGCCCTCCGCGACTCCAACAGCTGCACCCGGAGCGCTTGCACTGTACTACCGGGCGGAGGATACAAATGTGAACGACAACCAGATCAAACCCCATTTCAATATCACAAACAACAGCAGCTCCGCCGTCAGTCTAAGCGGGCTGAAGATCCGTTACTATTTCACCAAAGACGGAACACAGGCGTTAAACGGCGCAATAGATTGGGCACAGCTGGGTGCAGCCCATATTACACTTGCCTTTGGAACGGCCAATGCGGCGTCTGCGGATTCCTACGTGGAAGTCGGCTTTACCCCCGAGGCGGGAAGTCTCCATGCCGGAGAACAGACCGGGGATATTCAGCTGCGTTTGTTCAAGAGCGACTGGAGTAATTTTAACGAAAACAACGACTACTCCTTCGATGCGGCCAAAACAGCCTACAGCCTCTGGGACCATGTTACACTGTACCAAAACGGCACTCTGGTTTCGGGTGTACAGCCCTAA
- a CDS encoding TIGR00730 family Rossman fold protein, protein MKSIAVFCGSRDGASPVYKESAHALGKVLAEHGITLIYGGATVGLMGEVADAALEAGGDVVGVIPHFLKSREIEHKHLTELILVDSMHERKLKMSELAEGFIALPGGPGTMEEYFEIFTWAQLGLHRKPCGILNVHHYYDPLIALFDQMAREQFMTDIHRSMVLTDVSPEGMVRQFLNYSPPPVKTYLTDERT, encoded by the coding sequence ATGAAAAGCATTGCTGTTTTTTGCGGGTCACGTGATGGAGCTTCACCCGTCTATAAGGAAAGCGCCCATGCGCTGGGAAAAGTGCTGGCAGAACACGGCATCACCCTGATCTACGGCGGGGCAACCGTCGGCCTCATGGGTGAGGTGGCGGACGCCGCTTTGGAAGCCGGAGGGGACGTGGTCGGGGTTATCCCCCATTTTCTCAAAAGCCGGGAAATCGAACACAAGCATCTCACGGAACTGATCCTGGTGGATTCGATGCATGAACGCAAACTAAAAATGTCGGAGCTGGCTGAAGGCTTTATCGCTTTACCGGGCGGCCCGGGGACGATGGAGGAGTACTTTGAGATTTTTACGTGGGCGCAATTGGGACTGCACCGGAAGCCTTGCGGCATTTTGAATGTACATCATTATTACGATCCGCTGATTGCCCTGTTTGACCAAATGGCCCGGGAACAGTTCATGACGGACATACACCGGTCAATGGTCCTTACCGATGTCTCTCCCGAGGGCATGGTCCGGCAATTCCTGAACTATTCCCCGCCGCCGGTGAAGACGTACCTCACGGATGAGCGTACCTGA
- the tyrS gene encoding tyrosine--tRNA ligase produces MNIIDELEWRDAINQQTDAEGLRELTNTKSVSLYCGVDPTGDSMHIGHLIPFMVLKRFQLAGHRPVILIGGATGTIGDPSGRQSERSLQTLEQVQANVDALTAQMKKLFVTESDNQVRMVNNYDWTHKMNVIEFLRDYGKNFSINTMLAKDVVSSRLDSGISFTEFSYQILQSLDYLHLYQHEDVQLQVGGSDQWGNITSGLDLIRKKEGADAKVFGLTIPLMLKSDGTKFGKSAGGAIWLDPKKTTPYEFYQFWANSDDRDVVKYLKYFTFLTREEIEALAEKVQTEPHKREAQKALAEEMTRFVHGEELLEQAKRITAALFSGDIRSLTAEEIEEGFKEMPTYTSGKESKNIVDWLVDLGIEPSKRQAREDITKGAISLNGERVTELGVEVTAEDAIGGRFIIIRKGKKNYSLVKLA; encoded by the coding sequence TTGAACATTATTGATGAATTGGAATGGCGCGACGCGATTAACCAGCAGACGGATGCAGAAGGACTGCGGGAATTAACGAATACCAAGTCAGTTTCACTCTATTGCGGTGTTGACCCTACGGGCGACAGCATGCATATCGGCCATCTCATCCCCTTTATGGTGCTGAAACGCTTCCAGCTTGCCGGACACCGTCCGGTGATCCTGATCGGCGGAGCTACAGGAACGATCGGCGATCCGAGCGGACGGCAGAGTGAGCGCTCCCTCCAGACGCTGGAGCAGGTGCAAGCCAATGTGGATGCGCTGACAGCGCAGATGAAGAAGCTGTTTGTGACCGAAAGCGACAATCAGGTGCGTATGGTCAACAACTATGACTGGACCCACAAGATGAACGTCATCGAATTCCTGAGAGATTATGGCAAAAACTTCAGCATCAACACCATGCTTGCCAAGGATGTTGTCTCCAGCCGCCTGGACAGCGGAATTTCGTTCACGGAATTCTCCTACCAGATTCTGCAGTCTCTGGACTACCTGCACCTGTACCAGCATGAGGATGTGCAGCTGCAGGTCGGCGGTTCTGACCAATGGGGCAATATCACAAGCGGCCTGGACCTGATCCGTAAAAAAGAAGGGGCCGACGCCAAAGTATTCGGCCTGACCATTCCGCTGATGCTTAAATCGGACGGTACGAAGTTTGGCAAAAGCGCAGGCGGTGCGATCTGGCTTGATCCGAAAAAAACGACACCATACGAGTTCTACCAGTTCTGGGCCAACAGCGACGACCGCGATGTGGTGAAATACCTCAAATACTTCACCTTCCTGACCCGGGAGGAGATCGAAGCGCTGGCGGAAAAGGTGCAAACCGAGCCGCATAAGCGTGAAGCGCAGAAGGCGCTGGCCGAAGAAATGACCCGCTTCGTTCATGGCGAGGAGCTGCTGGAACAGGCGAAGCGTATTACTGCAGCCCTGTTCAGCGGAGACATCCGCTCCCTCACTGCGGAAGAAATCGAGGAAGGCTTCAAGGAAATGCCGACCTACACATCCGGCAAGGAATCGAAGAATATCGTGGATTGGCTGGTCGATCTGGGCATTGAGCCGTCCAAACGCCAAGCGCGTGAAGATATCACCAAGGGGGCGATTTCACTCAATGGGGAGCGCGTCACTGAACTCGGAGTGGAAGTGACGGCTGAAGACGCCATCGGCGGGCGCTTCATTATCATCCGCAAGGGCAAGAAGAATTACAGCCTGGTCAAGCTGGCCTAA
- a CDS encoding GNAT family N-acetyltransferase, producing the protein MLTIGSAGIEDLEAMSALLSELFALEADFAGACDMDKQKAGLELILNHPDRGVLLLLKRDGKVVGMVNLAFGFSTFEGGPVIMLEDFIVSAAERGRGSGRFFMERIVEYAKANGFLRITLLADAGNTRALHFYEAAGYRYSKMKCLRLGLNESSG; encoded by the coding sequence ATGCTGACAATAGGCTCAGCCGGAATAGAGGATTTGGAAGCCATGAGCGCGCTGCTTAGCGAGCTGTTCGCCCTGGAAGCGGATTTTGCCGGTGCCTGCGATATGGATAAGCAGAAGGCCGGGCTGGAGCTGATTCTGAACCATCCGGACCGGGGCGTACTGCTGCTGCTGAAGAGAGATGGAAAAGTAGTGGGGATGGTGAACCTGGCTTTTGGCTTCAGCACCTTTGAAGGCGGGCCGGTCATCATGCTGGAGGATTTTATTGTATCTGCGGCTGAGCGCGGAAGAGGGAGCGGACGGTTTTTTATGGAACGGATTGTGGAGTATGCGAAGGCGAACGGTTTTTTGCGGATCACGCTGCTTGCTGACGCCGGTAACACACGGGCGCTGCATTTTTACGAGGCTGCGGGTTACAGGTACTCCAAGATGAAATGCCTGCGGCTGGGACTAAATGAGTCTTCCGGGTAA